Proteins encoded together in one Chaetodon auriga isolate fChaAug3 chromosome 20, fChaAug3.hap1, whole genome shotgun sequence window:
- the LOC143338683 gene encoding progestin and adipoQ receptor family member 4-like: MVLYEGPRLLDFTKTPTHLQFNKYVLTGYRPVSTAQECLRSIFYMHNELGNIYTHGIPFFLFLVLLPFSIPWMEVDSIWICVVHYLACLSPTVGSVVYHVFMNHIGGEHVYDILLSLDMFGVCLVNTLGALPIIHITLLCYPAIRQTALLAYILLSSYGIYCATTARTNVLRLRAFVWQGLFRFSLFLFRVFGSGVGSPNSLRLFIIMDTLAVLGGVVNIIQIPERFIPGRFDNWGNSHQIMHVMVTCSIIYLHWGTLEDLAWIKTYQCPTE, from the exons ATGGTGCTTTACGAAGGACCGCGGCTGTTGGACTTCACAAAGACCCCTACACACCTTCAGTTCAACAAGTATGTCCTGACAGGTTACCGGCCAGTGTCCACAGCTCAAGAGTGCCTCAGGAGCATCTTCTACATGCACAATGAGCTGGGGAACATTTACACTCATG GCatcccttttttcctcttcttggTGCTGCTGCCTTTTAGTATCCCCTGGATGGAGGTGGACAGCATCTGGATCTGTGTGGTCCACTATCTGGCCTGCCTCTCCCCCACCGTTGGCTCTGTGGTCTACCATGTGTTCATGAACCATATAGGAGGAGAACATGTGTACGACATCCTGCTCTCCCTGGACATGTTCGGGGTCTGCCTGGTTAACACGCTGG GGGCACTTCCCATCATCCACATCACGCTTCTTTGCTACCCCGCCATACGACAGACCGCCTTGCTGGCCTACATCCTCCTGTCCAGCTATGGTATATACTGTGCCACCACGGCCCGCACAAACGTCCTGCGGCTGCGAGCTTTCGTCTGGCAGGGCCTTTTCCGCTTCAGCCTCTTCCTGTTCCGGGTGTTCGGCAGCGGGGTGGGCAGCCCCAACTCCCTGCggctcttcatcatcatggaCACGCTGGCTGTACTGGGAGGGGTGGTCAACATCATCCAGATTCCAGAGCGCTTCATCCCAGGCCGGTTTGACAACTGGGGCAACAGCCACCAGATAATGCATGTCATGGTTACTTGCTCAATAATCTACCTGCACTGGGGCACACTGGAGGATTTAGCCTGGATTAAGACCTACCAGTGTCCTACTGAGTGA
- the pelo gene encoding protein pelota homolog, with translation MKLLHKDIEKDNAGQVTLMPEEAEDMWHTYNLLQVGDSLRASTIRKVQTESTTGSVGSSRVRTTLTLCVETIDFDSQACQLRVKGTNIEENQYVKMGAYHTIELELNRKFTLAKKSWDSVVLDRIEQACDATQKADVAAVVMQEGLANLVLVTPAMTLLRAKVELTIPRKRRGSCTQHEKALERFYEAVMQAILRHINFDVVKCILVASPGFVKDQFISYLFKEAVRQDNKILLENRPKFMLVHSSSGHKYSLKEILSDPTVTSRLSDTKAAGEVKALEDFYKMLQHEPDRAFYGLAHVEKAADALAIDTLLISDKLFRHQDIPTRSRYVRLVDNVRDNGGNVRIFSSLHVSGEQLTQLSGVAAILRFPIADLSEAEDDSSSDED, from the exons ATGAAGTTGCTCCATAAAGACATTGAAAAAGATAATGCCGG TCAGGTGACTCTGATgccagaggaggcagaggataTGTGGCACACCTACAACCTGCTGCAAGTGGGGGACAGCTTGAGAGCCTCCACTATCAG GAAGGTGCAGACAGAGTCCACCACTGGAAGTGTGGGCAGCTCCAGAGTCCGGACTACCCTCACTTTGTGTGTGGAGACTATTGACTTTGACTCCCAGGCCTGCCAGCTGAGAGTAAAGGGCACTAACATTGAGGAGAACCAGTATGTCAAG ATGGGCGCTTACCACACTATTGAGCTTGAGCTCAACAGGAAGTTCACTCTTGCTAAAAAGAGCTGGGACAGCGTTGTGCTGGACAGGATCG AGCAGGCATGTGATGCAACCCAGAAGGCAGATGTGGCAGCTGTGGTAATGCAGGAGGGTCTGGCCAACCTGGTGCTGGTGACCCCCGCCATGACTCTGCTCCGTGCCAAGGTGGAGCTCACCATTCCTCGCAAGAGAAGGGGAAGCTGCACTCAGCACGAGAAG gcgcTGGAGAGGTTCTATGAGGCCGTGATGCAAGCGATTCTCCGCCACATCAATTTTGATG TGGTGAAGTGCATCCTGGTTGCCAGTCCAGGCTTTGTGAAGGACCAGTTCATCAGCTACCTCTTCAAAGAGGCGGTGCGACAGGACAACAAGATCCTGCTGGAGAATCGACCCAAATTCATGCTGGTCCACTCATCGTCAGGTCACAAGTACTCGCTCAAAG aaatCCTCTCTGATCCCACCGTGACAAGTCGGCTCTCTGATACCAAG gcagcaggagaggTGAAAGCCCTGGAAGACTTCTATAAGATGCTCCAACATGAGCCTGACAGAGCCTTTTATGG ACTGGCTCATGTGGAGAAAGCTGCCGACGCCCTCGCCATCGACACCTTGTTGATAAGCGATAAGCTGTTCAG ACACCAGGATATCCCCACGAGGAGTCGTTACGTTCGGTTGGTGGACAACGTGAGAGACAATGGCGGCAACGTCAG AATTTTCTCAAGCCTTCATGTTTCTGGTGAAC AACTGACTCAGCTGAGCGGAGTGGCTGCCATCCTGCGGTTTCCCATTGCCGACCTATCTGAGGCTGAggatgacagcagctcagacgAAGACTGA